A part of Anabas testudineus chromosome 7, fAnaTes1.2, whole genome shotgun sequence genomic DNA contains:
- the LOC113166990 gene encoding LOW QUALITY PROTEIN: DNA (cytosine-5)-methyltransferase 3A-like (The sequence of the model RefSeq protein was modified relative to this genomic sequence to represent the inferred CDS: deleted 1 base in 1 codon) encodes MCFRMKSQGDVCTYRGTAESCKMESSVVVPPDSSSDKTSHFHLLKWTNSLLKTNFKDVKEMGSGACHCQIMDSSIPGSVDMTKVKFDAQSEEDSKHNFSLLHKAFSKIGITRTIPVEKLIKGDFQSHFEFLKWLKIFYTANVKSTEYDPVKVRNSHDVRPIVASPQSRSSKLESRTDENGDETTRKFPYTEKWKDIFEWAECSSLGEQFTHCLICTSSLNTYHKGLYNLQRHVKTKKHQERARIYRSSGQICEPLSCNDAAIRFLHKHFYTGSAKGKQAPRHFVRCMLGLQYPKDITHVCQNTPYCLYIYEGVAVGKDDTVSVVLVGFFDIVSSRYCIRFLDAFQSVDDAGDQAAGAAVVEILNKFGLPTNNLVAAYGDRNGEASKHICSQLRELNPNIVALGRLYTIADAALHAGVKQLSNQAQELMADIHAYHSSCPTKNDNLSTLFGSDITADSPFHLNTSCLRFCMFVTKILEIWTDLVLYFSSGDDDDKAKLICSQLQDPKVRATFMFLEQALKPLLNFQRHLQTQGKSCPSDMLLMLEEASNLLCTYTSYFLRPEDASRYLKEHDAHILKNKKFHLSNPELSLGGKVVEDFLNKSEAADALPLLKEQVLSFYIALTGCIAEELPLSNKLLRSIAQLLNPHSRLELTGKAIGELGTKLGLCNSPDEDSQLMSEFLEYQLAEEGDNESEEKDKPAVVSLEKHWASVLKDTKPTSVFRKLVLTLLSLPCPPLSAQQVFNQALENGGTALSSETEALTESKGDLSSDSTNNTDSPHQTEVKKKYNPLELNGLKVILKPCEVRLKKLNQLTNECDVLPGRNDDSWKERTNRGGFGWESLRQKPQARTVFQAGASTWSKPIGLEKDNKKGLDSQDEGAEDLSPSSKNTGRGRRKNAYQDGKGFLTGELVWGKVKGFSWWPGMVMSWKTKSAPPGMRRVEWFGDGMFSEIQTDNLLAFSAFTRCFCKNSFASFPIYKEAIYQIIELAGERCEKSFADAEGSKEKELKLMLDWAFEGFLPTGPEGFQPPDSSAHLESSDSALSDYQPPVKRKYVKNKANAAAVTYSKESIIEKVKEKGKTIEDFCLSCGSSEIEVRHPLFEGGLCLKCKENFTETLYRYDEDGYQSYCTVCCGGSEVILCGNTSCCRCFCKDCLDILVGDGTFDKLKDIDPWSCYICKPSQCEGNLKLRPDWSVNVQDFFANTSAMEFEPHRVYPVIPADQRRPLKVLSLFDGIATGYLVLQELGLKIERYIASEICEDSIAVGMIKHEGKIEYVNDVRTITRKHLAEWGPFDLLIGGSPCNDLSMVNPLRKGLFEGTGRLFFEFYRILTLLKPKEGDDRPFFWLFENVVFMSANDKSDICRFLECNPVLIDAIKVSPAHRARYFWGNLPGMNRPLATSLDHKVTLQDCLEVGRTAKFEKVRTITTKSNSIRQGKMGPLPVSMNGKEDYLWCTEMEQVFGFPKHYTDVNNMGRMQRQKVLGRSWSVPVIRHLFAPLKDYFACE; translated from the exons ATGTGCTTTCGGATGAAGAGTCAGGGGGACGTCTGTACCTATAGGGGAACGGCCGAG AGCTGCAAGATGGAAAGTTCTGTGGTTGTGCCTCCAGACTCCTCCAGTGATAAAACAAGCCACTTTCATTTGCTGAAATGGACCAACAGCCTGCTGAAGACAAACTTCAAAGATGTGAAAGAGATGGGTTCAG GTGCATGCCACTGTCAGATCATGGATTCTTCTATTCCTGGCTCTGTTGACATGACCAAGGTGAAGTTTGATGCACAGAGCGAGGAGGACTCTAAGCACAACTTCAGTCTTCTCCACAAGGCCTTCAGCAAGATTGGCATCACAAGG ACCATTCCAGTTGAGAAGCTCATAAAGGGGGATTTTCAAAGCCACTTTGAGTTCCTGAAGTGGTTGAAAATTTTCTACACAGCAAATGTGAAAAGTACAGAATACGACCCTGTGAAAGTGCGGAACAGCCATGATGTCAGACCTATTGTGGCATCTCCACAATCAc GGAGCTCTAAATTGGAATCACGCACAGATGAAAATGGTGATGAAACGACTAGAAAGTTCCCTTATACCGAAAAGTGGAAGGATATTTTTGAGTGGGCTGAATGTAGTTCACTTGGAGAGCAATTTACCCACTGCCTGATTTGTACCAGCAGCCTAAACACATATCATAAAGGCCTTTATAATCTTCAGCGACAtgtgaagacaaagaaacaccAAGAAAGGGCTAGAATTTACAGGAGTTCTGGTCAAATCTGTGAGCCGCTGTCATGTAATGACGCAGCGATTCGATTTCTTCACAAACACTTTTACACTGGCTCGGCCAAAGGCAAACAGGCCCCCAGACATTTTGTACGCTGTATGCTGGGGCTGCAGTATCCCAAAGACATTACACATGTTTGCCAGAACACTCCCTACTGTCTATACATTTATGAAGGGGTAGCAGTCGGAAAGGACGACACTGTCTCTGTGGTTCTTGTTGGGTTTTTTGACATTGTATCCTCCAGGTATTGCATTCGATTTCTAGATGCTTTTCAGTCAGTAGATGATGCAGGAGATcaagcagcaggagcagcagtggTGGAGATCCTGAATAAATTTGGGTTACCCACAAATAATCTTGTTGCTGCTTATGGTGACAGAAATGGCGAGGCCTCAAAGCACATCTGCTCTCAGCTCAGGGAACTCAACCCAAACATAGTAGCCTTAGGAAGGCTTTACACCATTGCTGATGCTGCTCTCCATGCTGGGGTTAAGCAGCTCTCCAATCAAGCTCAAGAGTTGATGGCAGACATCCATGCCTACCACTCCTCCTGCCCTACAAAGAATGACAACCTCTCTACTCTTTTTGGCTCAGATATCACTGCGGACAGTCCATTTCATCTCAACACCAGCTGCCTTaggttttgcatgtttgtcacgAAAATTTTGGAAATATGGACAGATCTTGTACTGTACTTTAGCTCTGGCGATGATGATGACAAAGCCAAGTTAATCTGCTCCCAGCTGCAAGATCCCAAAGTCAGGGCAACGTTTATGTTCCTGGAGCAGGCCCTAAAGCCTCTACTCAATTTTCAAAGGCATCTGCAAACACAGGGAAAATCTTGTCCTTCAGACATGCTACTTATGTTAGAGGAAGCCAGTAACCTGCTGTGCACTTACACTTCCTACTTCCTTCGTCCAGAAGATGCCTCTCGCTACCTAAAGGAACATGATGCTCACATTCTTAAGAACAAGAAATTCCATCTGTCAAACCCTGAACTAAGTCTGGGTGGGAAAGTGGTCGAAGACTTCTTGAATAAGTCTGAGGCTGCAGATGCCCTTCCACTGTTGAAAGAGCAGGTGTTGTCTTTCTACATTGCACTCACAGGTTGCATTGCAGAGGAGCTGCCTCTCAGCAACAAGTTGCTTAGGAGCATAGCTCAGCTGCTGAACCCCCACAGCAGGCTGGAATTGACAGGGAAAGCAATAGGGGAGCTTGGGACCAAGCTTGGGCTCTGCAACTCCCCTGATGAGGACAGTCAGCTTATGAGTGAATTCCTTGAGTACCAGCTGGCTGAGGAGGGAGACAATGAAAGTGAAGAGAAGGACAAGCCAGCTGTGGTTTCACTGGAGAAACACTGGGCCAGTGTACTGAAGGACACCAAGCCAACCTCAGTCTTCAGGAAGCTTGTTTTGACCCTGTTGTCTCTCCCCTGTCCACCTCTTAGTGCTCAGCAAGTTTTTAATCAG GCATTAGAAAATGGAGGTACGGCACTGTCATCTGAAACTGAAGCCTTAACAGAAAGCAAGGGTGACCTCTCATCTGACAGCACCAACAACACAGACTCGCCACATCAAACTGAAGTTAAGAAGAAATATAATCCATtag AACTGAATGGCCTTAAAGTGATATTGAAGCCGTGTGAAGTCCGCCTAAAAAAACTGAATC AGCTAACGAATGAATGTGATGTATTACCTGGAAGGAACGACGACTCATGGAAAGAG AGGACCAATAGGGGAGGTTTTGGCTGGGAGAGCTTGCGCCAGAAGCCACAGGCCCGCACAGTGTTCCAGGCTGGTGCTAGCACTTGGTCTAAGCCCATAGGTCTTGAAAAGGACAACAAAAAGGGTCTGGACTCCCAAGATGAGGGG GCAGAAGATTTATCACCGtccagcaaaaacactggaagaGGACGACGGAAAAATGCGTATCAG GATGGGAAAGGGTTTCTG ACAGGAGAGCTGGTCTGGGGAAAAGTGAAGGGGTTTTCCTGGTGGCCTGGTATGGTGATGTCTTGGAAAACCAAGTCAGCTCCGCCGGGTATGCGGAGGGTGGAGTGGTTTGGAGATGGGATGTTCTCAGAG ATCCAGACAGACAATCTACTGGCTTTCAGTGCCTTCACTAGATGCTTCTGTAAAAATTCCTTTGCCAGCTTCCCCATTTACAAGGAAGCCATCTACCAGATCATTGAG TTGGCAGGTGAGCGTTGTGAGAAGTCTTTTGCTGATGCAGAaggaagtaaagaaaaagagCTGAAGCTGATGCTGGACTGGGCTTTTGAAGGTTTTCTGCCTACAGGACCTGAAGGATTCCAACCTCCTG ATTCTTCTGCACATCTTGAGTCTTCTGACTCAGCTCTGTCTGACTACCAGCCtccagtaaaaagaaaatatgtgaaaaataaGGCAAATGCAGCTGCTGTTACCTACAGCAAAG aaTCAATAATAGAAAAGGTCAAAGAGAAAGGCAAAACTATTGAGG atttttgtttgtcttgcGGATCATCTGAGATTGAAGTGCGGCACCCTTTGTTTGAAGGTGGTCTTTGTCTAAAATGCAAG GAGAACTTTACCGAAACACTGTATCGCTACGATGAAGATGGCTACCAGTCGTACTGCACCGTGTGCTGTGGTGGCTCAGAGGTCATTCTGTGTGGCaacaccagctgctgcag ATGTTTCTGTAAGGACTGTCTGGACATCCTGGTGGGTGATGGAACATTTGACAAGCTGAAAGACATTGATCCTTGGAGCTGCTACATATGCAAGCCATCGCAGTGTGAAGGAAATCTCAAACTCAGACCAGACTGGAGTGTTAACGTTCAAGACTTCTTTGCCAACACCAGTGCCATGGAGTTT GAGCCTCATAGAGTTTACCCCGTCATCCCAGCTGATCAGCGCAGACCGCTGAAGGTGCTCTCACTTTTTGATGGCATCGCAACAG GGTACCTGGTTCTTCAGGAATTGGGGCTCAAGATCGAGCGCTACATTGCTTCAGAGATTTGTGAGGATTCCATTGCTGTGGGGATGATCAAGCATGAGGGAAAGATCGAATATGTGAATGATGTTCGCACTATCACAAGGAAACAT TTAGCTGAATGGGGTCCATTTGATCTTCTGATTGGAGGCAGTCCATGTAACGACCTGTCCATGGTCAACCCCCTTCGAAAAGGATTATTTG AGGGCACTGGAAGGCTCTTTTTTGAGTTCTACCGCATATTGACATTGTTGAAACCGAAGGAGGGCGACGACCGTCCGTTCTTCTGGCTATTTGAGAATGTGGTTTTCATGAGTGCCAATGACAAATCGGACATCTGCAGATTCCTTGAG TGTAATCCGGTTCTGATTGATGCAATTAAAGTCAGCCCTGCTCACAGAGCACGGTACTTCTGGGGAAACCTCCCTGGCATGAACAG ACCTCTTGCTACATCTTTAGACCACAAAGTGACTCTGCAGGATTGTTTGGAAGTCGGACGCACAGCAAAG TTTGAGAAAGTACGCACCATCACAACAAAGTCGAACTCCATAAGGCAGGGTAAGATGGGACCACTTCCTGTCTCCATGAACGGCAAGGAGGACTACCTGTGGTGCACCGAAATGGAACA GGTCTTTGGCTTTCCCAAACACTACACCGATGTGAACAACATGGGCCGGATGCAAAGACAGAAAGTCCTGGGTCGGTCCTGGAGTGTCCCCGTCATCCGTCATCTCTTCGCCCCTCTGAAAGATTATTTTGCATGTGAATAA
- the LOC113166985 gene encoding uncharacterized protein LOC113166985: MEPVFLRFDSYDFEADPRFQDGLKVLDQSSRDETKLLDMKLFFYNRFVEPIDRASYKQWSSSSPHMKPTDCSLEQLDQRTPSDPESRICKDQTAETETAQLSFAEVMQLVQAGKEVPGAIKLDIKPSNQSPTPSRRERIMKPWETASSPK; encoded by the exons ATGGAGCCTGTTTTCTTGAGGTTTGACTCTTACGACTTCGAGGCTGATCCGAGGTTTCAGGACGGACTGAAGGTTTTAGACCAGTCCAGCAGGGACGAAACCAAACTGCTGGACATGAAGCTCTTCTTTTATAACAG GTTTGTTGAGCCCATAGACCGAGCCAGCTACAAACAGTGGAgctcttcttctcctcataTGAAACCCACAGACTGCAGCTTGGAGCAGCTGGATCAGAGGACGCCTTCAGACCCAGAATCTCGTATCTGTAAAGAccagacagcagagacagagacagcacaACTTTCCTTTGCAGAGGTGATGCAGCTGGTTCAGGCAGGGAAGGAAGTGCCGGGTGCAATAAAACTGGACATAAAACCAAGCAACCAGAGTCCCACTCCTTCTCGGAGGGAAAGGATAATGAAACCCTGGGAAACAGCATCATCTCCCAAATGA